The following are encoded together in the Raineyella sp. LH-20 genome:
- a CDS encoding SRPBCC family protein: MTDPLLPSRHVSVWIHRPADVVYAYAADPRHLPAWAAGLAGATIEPDGDAWATDSPMGRVRIAYVRRNDLGVLDHVVTVPSGESFYNPMRVVPGEAAQPDICEVVFTVRRRPGMTDESYASDVLAVAADLVTLKERLERD, from the coding sequence ATGACCGATCCGCTGCTCCCGTCCCGTCACGTCAGCGTCTGGATCCACCGGCCGGCCGACGTGGTCTACGCGTACGCCGCCGACCCGCGGCATCTGCCCGCCTGGGCCGCCGGGCTGGCGGGCGCCACGATCGAGCCCGACGGCGACGCCTGGGCCACCGACTCGCCGATGGGGCGGGTCCGGATCGCGTACGTTCGCCGCAACGACCTCGGGGTGCTCGACCACGTGGTGACCGTGCCGTCGGGGGAGAGCTTCTACAACCCGATGCGGGTGGTGCCCGGTGAGGCGGCGCAGCCCGACATCTGCGAGGTGGTCTTCACCGTCCGTCGCCGCCCGGGGATGACCGACGAGTCGTACGCCTCCGACGTCCTGGCGGTGGCGGCCGACCTGGTGACGCTGAAGGAGCGGCTGGAGCGCGACTGA